A window of Eriocheir sinensis breed Jianghai 21 unplaced genomic scaffold, ASM2467909v1 Scaffold602, whole genome shotgun sequence genomic DNA:
TTCACCTGGTTCACCTGGTCTGTAGTAGCCTGGTTCACCTGGGCGACGGTCACCTGGTTCACCTGGTTCGCCTGGTCTGTAGTAGCCTGGTTCACCTGGGCGACGGTCACCTGGTTCACCTGGGCGACGGTCACCTGGTTCACCTGGGCGACGGTCACCTGGTTCACCTGGGCGACGGTCACCTGGTTCACCTGGTTCACCTGGTCTGTAGTAGCCTGGTTCACCTGGGCGACGGTCACCTGGTTCACCTGGTTCGCCTGGTCTGTAGTAGCCTGGTTCACCTGGGCGACGGTCACCTGGTTCGCCTGGTCTGTAGTAGCCTGGTTCACCTGGGCGACGGTCACCTGGTTCGCCTGGTCTGTAGTAGCCCGGTTCACCTGGGCGACGGTCACCTGGTTCGCCTGGTCTGTAATAGCCCGGTTCACCTGGGCGACGGTCACCTGGTTCACCTGGTTCACCTGGGCGACGGTCACCTGGTTCACTTGGTTCGCCTGGTCTGTAGTAGCCCGGTTCACCTGGGCGACGGTCACCTGGTTCACCTGGTCTGTAGTAGCCCGGTTCACCTGGGCGACGGTCACCTGGTTCACCTGGTTCGCCTGGTCTGTAATAGCCCGGTTCACCTGGGCGACGGTCACCTGGTTCACCTGGGCGACGGTCACCTGGTTCACCTGGTTCCCCTGGTCTGTAATAGCCCGGTTCACCTGGGCGACGGTCACCTGGTTCACCTGGTTCCCCTGGTCTGTAATAGCCCGGTTCACCTGGGCGACGGTCACCTGGTTCACCTGGTTCACCTGGGCGACGGTCACCTGGTTCACTTGGTTCGCCTGGTCTGTAGTAGCCTGGTTCACCTGGGCGACGGTCACCTGGTTCACTTGGTTCGCCTGGTCTGTAGTAGCCTGGTTCACCTGGGCGACGGTCACCTGGTTCACTTGGTTCGCCTGGTCTGTAGTAGCCTGGTTCACCTGGGCGACGGTCACCTGGTTCACCTGGTTCGCCTGGTCTATAGTAGCCCGGTTCACCTGGGCGCCGGTCACCTGGTTCACTTGGTTCGCCTGGTCTGTAGTAGCCTGGTTCACCTGGGCGACGGTCACCTGGTTCACCTGGTTCGCCTGGTCTATAGTAGCCCGGTTCACCTGGGCGCCGGTCACCTGGTTCACTTGGTTCGCCTGGTCTGTAGTAGCCTGGTTCACCTGGGCGCCGGTCACCTGGTTCACCTGGTTCGCCTGGTTCCCTTGGCTGGCGGGGGCGGCGGTCAGTTGGCGTGTGTCCTGGCTCCCCTGGGCGCCGCTCGACTGGCTCCCGGGGTTCAGGCGCCGCGCCGTCCTTGGGGCCGAAGTAGACGGAGTAGagacccccgccaccgccgccgccgggcGCCGCGTGCTGCGGGTGGTCGGGCAGCGGCCGTGGCGAGCTGCGCCGCTTGGTGCAGCGCGTGTACTCGTAGGCGTGCAGCAGCGTGGCCTCCACAGCATGGGCGTCGCGCTCCGGCGTGTGTCTGCGGCAGGCGCAGGAGTTGCCGCGCGGCAGCATGTAGCTGGGcacggaggaggtggtggagccgGCAGTGGAGGCCACGGACAGGCTCTGCAGGCTGGCGGCGCGGCCCTCCACGGAGAAGCGCTCCACAGAGGCGCGCTCCACGGACCACTTCCTGGGCTGGCGCGCCTTGAGGGGCGCGGCGGCAGACACGCTGCAGAACGGCTGGCTCTGCAGGGAGGCCTCAGGGGCTCCTGCAGGCTCCTGGATCCTCGCGGGCGAGGCTCAGGCTCCTGCCTGCAGGGCTCCTGCTGCGGGCTGCGTGGCGCGGGCCGTCCTGGCGGGCAGCCGCGGCGAGGGGCTGCCAGGGACACGCTGACCGGGGCTAGCCGGCTCATGGGGCTCACTACGTAGCCTCCCCTTGGGCTCTGCCTCCCTCTGTGGCGCCTTGACAGGGCTCCTCTTGGCCTCAGGTTCCCTCTGTGGCGCCTTGACAGGGCTCCTCTTGGGCTCTGGCTCCCTCTGCGGCTCCTTGACAGGACGCCTCTTAGGTTCTGACTCCTTTTGTGGCTCTTTGACAggcctcctcttcatttctgacTCTAACAGTGGTTCTTTGTCAGGCTTtttggtttctggctcatcaccaggcctcctcttggtttctggctcatcaccaggcttcctcttggtttctggctcatcaccaggcctcctcttggtttctggctcatcaccaggcctcctcttggtttctggctcatcaccaggcctcctcttggtttctggctcatcaccaggcctcctcttggtttctggctcatcaccaggcctcctcttggtttctggctcgtcaccaggcctcctcttgatTTCGAGATTATAGTCAGACCTCTCGATTTCTAGCTCATAATCAGATCTCCTCTTGATTTCTAGTTCGTATTCGGTGaccctcttggtttctggctcatcaccaggcctcctcttggtttctggctcatcaccaggactcctcttggtttctggctcatcaccaggcctcctcttagTTTCTGGTTCATCACCAggactcctcttggtttctggctcatcaccaggaatcctcttggtttctggctcatcaccaggcctcctcttagGTTCTGGTacatcaccaggcctcctcttggtttcggGCTCATCTCCAGGCCTCCTTTTGatttctggctcatcaccaggcctcctcttgatttctggctcatcaccagtCCTCTTCTTGATATCTGGCtggtcaccaggcctcctcttggtttctggctcatcaccagtcctcctcttggtttctggcacatcaccaggcctcctcttggtttctggctcatcaccaggcctcctcttggtttctggctcatcaccaggcctcctcttggtttctggctcatcaccaggcctcctcttggtttctggctcatcaccaggcctcctcttggtttctggctcatcaccaggcctcctcttggtttcgggctcatcaccaggcctcctcttgatttctggctcatcaccaggcctcctcttggtttctggctcatcaccaggcctcctcttggctctggctcatcaccaggcctcctcttggtttctggctcatcaccaggcctcctcttggtttctggctcatcaccaggcctcctcttggtttctggctcatcaccaggcctcctcttggtttctggctcatcaccaggcctcctcttggtttctggctcatcaccaggcctcctcttggtttctggctcatcaccaggcctctcttggtttctggctcatcaccaggcctcctcttggtttctggctcatcaccaggcctcctcttggtttctggctcatcaccaggcctcctcttggtttctggctggtcaccaggcctcctcttggtttctggctcatcaccaggcctcctcttggtttctggctggtcaccaggcctcctcttggtttctggctcatcaccaggcctcctcttggtttctggctcttcACCAGGCCTCCTATTGctttctggctcatcaccaggcttcctcttggtttctggctcatcaccaggcctcctcttggtttctggctggtcaccaggcctcctcttggtttctggctggtcaccaggcctcctcttggtttctggctggtcaccaggcctcctcttggtttctggctcatcaccaggcctcctcttggtttctggctcatcaccaggcctcctcttggtttctggttggtcaccaggcctcctcttggtttctggctcatcaccaggcctcctctttgtttctggttggtcaccaggcctcctcttggtttctggctcatcaccaggcctcctctttgtttctggttggtcaccaggcctcctcttggtttctggctcatcaccaggcctcctcttggtttctggctggtcaccaggcctcctcttggtttctggctcatcaccaggcctcctcttggtttctgactcatcaccaggcctcctcttagtttctggctcatcaccaggcctcctcttggtttctggctcatcaccaggcctcctcttggtttctggctcatcaccaggcctcctcttggtttctggctcgtcaccaggcctcctcttggtttctggctcgtcaccaggcctcctcttggtttctggctcatcaccaggcctcctcttggtttctggctcgtcaccaggcctcctcttgatTTCGAGATTATAGTCAGACCTCTCGATTTCTAGCTCATAATCAGATCTCCTCTTGATTTCTAGTTCGTATTCGGTGaccctcttggtttctggctcatcaccaggcctcctcttggtttctggctcatcaccaggcctcctcttggtttctggctcatcaccaggcctcctcttggtttctggttggtcaccaggcctcctcttggtttctggctcatcaccaggcctcctcttggtttctggctcatcaccaggcctcctcttggtttctggctcagaaccaggcctcctcttggtttctggctcatcaccaggcctcctcttggtttctggttggtcaccaggcctcctcttggtttctggctcatcaccaggcctcctcttggtttctggctcatcaccaggcctcctcttggtttctggctcatcaccaggcctcctcttggtttctggctcatcaccaggcctcctcttggtttctggctcatcaccaggcctcctcttggtttctggctcatcaccaggcctcctcttggtttctggctcatcaccaggcctcctcttggtttctggctcatcaccaggcgtactcttggtttctggcaccacaccaggcctcctcttggtttctggctcatcaccaggcttcctcttggtttctggctcagaaccaggcctcctcttggtttctggctcatcaccaggcctcctcttggtttctggctcatcaccaggcctcctcttggtttctggctcatcaccaggcctcctcttggtttctggctcagaaccaggcctcctcttggtttctggctcatcaccaggcttcctcttggtttctggctcagaaccaggcctcctcttggtttctggttggtcaccaggcctcctcttggtttctggctcatcaccaggcctcctcttggtttctggctcatcaccaggcctcctcttggtttctggctcatcaccaggcctcctcttggtttctggtacatcaccaggcctcctcttggtttctggttggtcaccaggcctcctcttggtttctggttGGTCACCAGGCCTCCTATTGGTTTCTGGTtggtcaccaggcctcctcttggtttctggctcatcaccaggcctcctcttggtttctggctcatcaccaggcctcctcttggtttctggctcatcaccaggcctcctcttggtttctggctcatcaccaggcctcctcttggtttctggctcatc
This region includes:
- the LOC126993336 gene encoding mediator of RNA polymerase II transcription subunit 15-like isoform X31; protein product: MLWRPRCCTPTSTRAAPSGAARHGRCPTTRSTRRPAAAVAGVSTPSTSAPRTARRLNPGSQSSGAQGSQDTRQLTAAPASQGNQANQVNQVTGAQVNQATTDQANQVNQVTGAQVNRATIDQANQVNQVTVAQVNQATTDQANQVNQVTGAQVNRATIDQANQVNQVTVAQVNQATTDQANQVNQVTVAQVNQATTDQANQVNQVTVAQVNQATTDQANQVNQVTVAQVNQVNQVTVAQVNRAITDQGNQVNQVTVAQVNRAITDQGNQVNQVTVAQVNQVTVAQVNRAITDQANQVNQVTVAQVNRAITDQANQVNQVTVAQVNQVTVAQVNQVTVAQVNQVTVAQVNQATTDQANQVNQVTVAQVNQATTDQVNQVNQVTVAQVNQVTVAQVNQVTVAQVNQATTDQANQANQVNQATVAQVNRDTTDQANQVNQVTGAQVNQATTDQANQENQVSAAQVNQKQVIPGQGNQGNQTAGSSSPEPRDEPRTSETRAPGTGTATRPRPRMEPEPLGVPMEPRRPPSEPWKELIEPERPRTSGTLENFSCVMKETSRSEVKPREGNSRPVPAALSWIPTRTREPRENLGFVYRGN
- the LOC126993336 gene encoding mediator of RNA polymerase II transcription subunit 15-like isoform X40, yielding MLWRPRCCTPTSTRAAPSGAARHGRCPTTRSTRRPAAAVAGVSTPSTSAPRTARRLNPGSQSSGAQGSQDTRQLTAAPASQGNQANQVNQVTGAQVNQATTDQANQVNQVTGAQVNRATIDQANQVNQVTVAQVNQATTDQANQVNQVTGAQVNRATIDQANQVNQVTVAQVNQATTDQANQVNQVTVAQVNQATTDQANQVNQVTVAQVNQATTDQANQVNQVTVAQVNQVNQVTVAQVNRAITDQGNQVNQVTVAQVNRAITDQGNQVNQVTVAQVNQVTVAQVNRAITDQANQVNQVTVAQVNRATTDQVNQVTVAQVNRATTDQANQVNQVTVAQVNQVNQVTVAQVNRAITDQANQVTVAQVNRATTDQANQVNQVTVAQVNQATTDQANQVNQVTVAQVNRDTTDQANQVNQVTGAQVNQATTDQANQENQVSAAQVNQKQVIPGQGNQGNQTAGSSSPEPRDEPRTSETRAPGTGTATRPRPRMEPEPLGVPMEPRRPPSEPWKELIEPERPRTSGTLENFSCVMKETSRSEVKPREGNSRPVPAALSWIPTRTREPRENLGFVYRGN
- the LOC126993336 gene encoding mediator of RNA polymerase II transcription subunit 15-like isoform X32, producing the protein MLWRPRCCTPTSTRAAPSGAARHGRCPTTRSTRRPAAAVAGVSTPSTSAPRTARRLNPGSQSSGAQGSQDTRQLTAAPASQGNQANQVNQVTGAQVNQATTDQANQVNQVTGAQVNRATIDQANQVNQVTVAQVNQATTDQANQVNQVTGAQVNRATIDQANQVNQVTVAQVNQATTDQANQVNQVTVAQVNQATTDQANQVNQVTVAQVNQATTDQANQVNQVTVAQVNQVNQVTVAQVNRAITDQGNQVNQVTVAQVNRAITDQGNQVNQVTVAQVNQVTVAQVNRAITDQANQVNQVTVAQVNRATTDQVNQVTVAQVNRATTDQANQVNQVTVAQVNQVNQVTVAQVNRAITDQANQVTVAQVNRATTDQANQVTVAQVNQATTDQANQVNQVTVAQVNQATTDQANQVNQVTVAQVNRDTTDQANQVNQVTGAQVNQATTDQANQENQVSAAQVNQKQVIPGQGNQGNQTAGSSSPEPRDEPRTSETRAPGTGTATRPRPRMEPEPLGVPMEPRRPPSEPWKELIEPERPRTSGTLENFSCVMKETSRSEVKPREGNSRPVPAALSWIPTRTREPRENLGFVYRGN
- the LOC126993336 gene encoding mediator of RNA polymerase II transcription subunit 15-like isoform X25, which gives rise to MLWRPRCCTPTSTRAAPSGAARHGRCPTTRSTRRPAAAVAGVSTPSTSAPRTARRLNPGSQSSGAQGSQDTRQLTAAPASQGNQANQVNQVTGAQVNQATTDQANQVNQVTGAQVNRATIDQANQVNQVTVAQVNQATTDQANQVNQVTGAQVNRATIDQANQVNQVTVAQVNQATTDQANQVNQVTVAQVNQATTDQANQVNQVTVAQVNQATTDQANQVNQVTVAQVNQVNQVTVAQVNRAITDQGNQVNQVTVAQVNRAITDQGNQVNQVTVAQVNQVTVAQVNRAITDQANQVNQVTVAQVNRATTDQVNQVTVAQVNRATTDQANQVNQVTVAQVNRATTDQANQVNQVTVAQVNQATTDQANQVNQVTVAQVNQATTDQVNQVNQVTVAQVNQVTVAQVNQVTVAQVNQATTDQANQANQVNQATVAQVNRDTTDQANQVNQVTGAQVNQATTDQANQENQVSAAQVNQKQVIPGQGNQGNQTAGSSSPEPRDEPRTSETRAPGTGTATRPRPRMEPEPLGVPMEPRRPPSEPWKELIEPERPRTSGTLENFSCVMKETSRSEVKPREGNSRPVPAALSWIPTRTREPRENLGFVYRGN
- the LOC126993336 gene encoding mediator of RNA polymerase II transcription subunit 15-like isoform X34, which encodes MLWRPRCCTPTSTRAAPSGAARHGRCPTTRSTRRPAAAVAGVSTPSTSAPRTARRLNPGSQSSGAQGSQDTRQLTAAPASQGNQANQVNQVTGAQVNQATTDQANQVNQVTGAQVNRATIDQANQVNQVTVAQVNQATTDQANQVNQVTGAQVNRATIDQANQVNQVTVAQVNQATTDQANQVNQVTVAQVNQATTDQANQVNQVTVAQVNQATTDQANQVNQVTVAQVNQVNQVTVAQVNRAITDQGNQVNQVTVAQVNRAITDQGNQVNQVTVAQVNQVTVAQVNRAITDQANQVNQVTVAQVNRATTDQANQVNQVTVAQVNRATTDQANQVNQVTVAQVNQATTDQANQVNQVTVAQVNQATTDQVNQVNQVTVAQVNQVTVAQVNQVTVAQVNQATTDQANQANQVNQATVAQVNRDTTDQANQVNQVTGAQVNQATTDQANQENQVSAAQVNQKQVIPGQGNQGNQTAGSSSPEPRDEPRTSETRAPGTGTATRPRPRMEPEPLGVPMEPRRPPSEPWKELIEPERPRTSGTLENFSCVMKETSRSEVKPREGNSRPVPAALSWIPTRTREPRENLGFVYRGN
- the LOC126993336 gene encoding mediator of RNA polymerase II transcription subunit 15-like isoform X7, producing MLWRPRCCTPTSTRAAPSGAARHGRCPTTRSTRRPAAAVAGVSTPSTSAPRTARRLNPGSQSSGAQGSQDTRQLTAAPASQGNQANQVNQVTGAQVNQATTDQANQVNQVTGAQVNRATIDQANQVNQVTVAQVNQATTDQANQVNQVTGAQVNRATIDQANQVNQVTVAQVNQATTDQANQVNQVTVAQVNQATTDQANQVNQVTVAQVNQATTDQANQVNQVTVAQVNQVNQVTVAQVNRAITDQGNQVNQVTVAQVNRAITDQGNQVNQVTVAQVNQVTVAQVNRAITDQANQVNQVTVAQVNRATTDQVNQVTVAQVNRATTDQANQVNQVTVAQVNRATTDQANQVNQVTVAQVNQATTDQVNQVNQVTVAQVNQVTVAQVNQVTVAQVNQVTVAQVNQATTDQANQVNQVTVAQVNQATTDQVNQVNQVTVAQVNQVTVAQVNQVTVAQVNQATTDQANQANQVNQATVAQVNRDTTDQANQVNQVTGAQVNQATTDQANQENQVSAAQVNQKQVIPGQGNQGNQTAGSSSPEPRDEPRTSETRAPGTGTATRPRPRMEPEPLGVPMEPRRPPSEPWKELIEPERPRTSGTLENFSCVMKETSRSEVKPREGNSRPVPAALSWIPTRTREPRENLGFVYRGN
- the LOC126993336 gene encoding mediator of RNA polymerase II transcription subunit 15-like isoform X18; its protein translation is MLWRPRCCTPTSTRAAPSGAARHGRCPTTRSTRRPAAAVAGVSTPSTSAPRTARRLNPGSQSSGAQGSQDTRQLTAAPASQGNQANQVNQVTGAQVNQATTDQANQVNQVTGAQVNRATIDQANQVNQVTVAQVNQATTDQANQVNQVTGAQVNRATIDQANQVNQVTVAQVNQATTDQANQVNQVTVAQVNQATTDQANQVNQVTVAQVNQATTDQANQVNQVTVAQVNQVNQVTVAQVNRAITDQGNQVNQVTVAQVNRAITDQGNQVNQVTVAQVNQVTVAQVNRAITDQANQVNQVTVAQVNRATTDQANQVNQVTVAQVNQATTDQVNQVNQVTVAQVNQVTVAQVNQVTVAQVNQVTVAQVNQATTDQANQVNQVTVAQVNQATTDQVNQVNQVTVAQVNQVTVAQVNQVTVAQVNQATTDQANQANQVNQATVAQVNRDTTDQANQVNQVTGAQVNQATTDQANQENQVSAAQVNQKQVIPGQGNQGNQTAGSSSPEPRDEPRTSETRAPGTGTATRPRPRMEPEPLGVPMEPRRPPSEPWKELIEPERPRTSGTLENFSCVMKETSRSEVKPREGNSRPVPAALSWIPTRTREPRENLGFVYRGN
- the LOC126993336 gene encoding mediator of RNA polymerase II transcription subunit 15-like isoform X6, which encodes MLWRPRCCTPTSTRAAPSGAARHGRCPTTRSTRRPAAAVAGVSTPSTSAPRTARRLNPGSQSSGAQGSQDTRQLTAAPASQGNQANQVNQVTGAQVNQATTDQANQVNQVTGAQVNRATIDQANQVNQVTVAQVNQATTDQANQVNQVTGAQVNRATIDQANQVNQVTVAQVNQATTDQANQVNQVTVAQVNQATTDQANQVNQVTVAQVNQATTDQANQVNQVTVAQVNQVNQVTVAQVNRAITDQGNQVNQVTVAQVNRAITDQGNQVNQVTVAQVNQVTVAQVNRAITDQANQVNQVTVAQVNRATTDQVNQVTVAQVNRATTDQANQVNQVTVAQVNQVNQVTVAQVNRAITDQANQVTVAQVNRATTDQANQVTVAQVNQATTDQANQVNQVTVAQVNQATTDQANQVNQVTVAQVNQATTDQVNQVNQVTVAQVNQVTVAQVNQVTVAQVNQATTDQANQANQVNQATVAQVNRDTTDQANQVNQVTGAQVNQATTDQANQENQVSAAQVNQKQVIPGQGNQGNQTAGSSSPEPRDEPRTSETRAPGTGTATRPRPRMEPEPLGVPMEPRRPPSEPWKELIEPERPRTSGTLENFSCVMKETSRSEVKPREGNSRPVPAALSWIPTRTREPRENLGFVYRGN
- the LOC126993336 gene encoding mediator of RNA polymerase II transcription subunit 15-like isoform X46; the encoded protein is MLWRPRCCTPTSTRAAPSGAARHGRCPTTRSTRRPAAAVAGVSTPSTSAPRTARRLNPGSQSSGAQGSQDTRQLTAAPASQGNQANQVNQVTGAQVNQATTDQANQVNQVTGAQVNRATIDQANQVNQVTVAQVNQATTDQANQVNQVTGAQVNRATIDQANQVNQVTVAQVNQATTDQANQVNQVTVAQVNQATTDQANQVNQVTVAQVNQATTDQANQVNQVTVAQVNRATTDQANQVNQVTVAQVNQATTDQANQVNQVTVAQVNQATTDQVNQVNQVTVAQVNQVTVAQVNQVTVAQVNQVTVAQVNQATTDQANQVNQVTVAQVNQATTDQVNQVNQVTVAQVNQVTVAQVNQVTVAQVNQATTDQANQANQVNQATVAQVNRDTTDQANQVNQVTGAQVNQATTDQANQENQVSAAQVNQKQVIPGQGNQGNQTAGSSSPEPRDEPRTSETRAPGTGTATRPRPRMEPEPLGVPMEPRRPPSEPWKELIEPERPRTSGTLENFSCVMKETSRSEVKPREGNSRPVPAALSWIPTRTREPRENLGFVYRGN